From the Lathyrus oleraceus cultivar Zhongwan6 chromosome 4, CAAS_Psat_ZW6_1.0, whole genome shotgun sequence genome, one window contains:
- the LOC127135189 gene encoding ribulose bisphosphate carboxylase large chain, producing MRCRGRFMSPQTETKAKVGFKAGVKDYKLTYYTPDYQTKDTDILAAFRVTPQPGVPPEEAGAAVAAESSTGTWTTVWTDGLTSLDRYKGRCYEIEPVPGEDNQFIAYVAYPLDLFEEGSVTNMFTSIVGNVFGFKALRALRLEDLRIPYAYVKTFQGPPHGIQVERDKLNKYGRPLLGCTIKPKLGLSAKNYGRAVYECLRGGLDFTKDDENVNSQPFMRWRDRFLFCAEAIYKSQAETGEIKGHYLNATAGTCEEMLKRAVFARELGVPIVMHDYLTGGFTANTTLSHYCRDNGLLLHIHRAMHAVIDRQKNHGMHFRVLAKALRLSGGDHIHAGTVVGKLEGEREITLGFVDLLRDDYIKKDRSRGIYFTQDWVSLPGVIPVASGGIHVWHMPALTEIFGDDFVLQFGGGTLGHPWGNAPGAVANRVALEACVQARNEGRDLAREGNAIIREACKWSPELAAACEVWKEIKFEFPAMDTL from the coding sequence ATGCGTTGTAGGGGGAGATTTATGTCACCACAAACAGAAACGAAAGCAAAGGTTGGGTTCAAAGCTGGTGTTAAAGATTATAAATTGACTTATTATACTCCTGACTATCAAACCAAAGATACTGATATCTTGGCAGCATTCCGAGTAACTCCTCAACCTGGAGTTCCGCCTGAAGAAGCAGGTGCAGCGGTAGCTGCAGAATCTTCCACTGGTACATGGACAACTGTGTGGACCGATGGACTTACGAGCCTCGATCGTTATAAAGGACGCTGCTACGAGATCGAGCCTGTTCCTGGAGAAGATAATCAATTTATTGCTTATGTAGCTTATCCCTTAGACCTTTTTGAAGAAGGTTCTGTTACTAACATGTTTACCTCCATTGTAGGTAATGTATTTGGGTTCAAGGCCTTGCGTGCTCTACGTCTGGAAGATTTGCGAATCCCTTATGCTTATGTTAAAACTTTCCAAGGTCCTCCTCACGGAATCCAAGTTGAGAGAGATAAATTGAACAAGTATGGACGTCCCCTATTGGGATGTACTATTAAACCAAAATTGGGTTTATCCGCTAAGAATTATGGTAGAGCAGTTTATGAATGTCTCCGCGGGGGACTTGATTTTACCAAAGATGATGAAAATGTGAACTCCCAACCATTTATGCGTTGGAGAGACCGTTTCTTATTTTGTGCCGAAGCAATTTATAAATCACAGGCCGAAACAGGTGAAATCAAAGGACATTATTTGAATGCTACTGCGGGTACATGTGAAGAAATGCTAAAAAGAGCTGTATTTGCTAGAGAATTGGGCGTTCCTATCGTAATGCATGACTACTTAACAGGTGGATTCACTGCAAATACTACCCTGTCTCACTATTGCCGGGATAATGGTCTACTTCTTCATATCCACCGTGCAATGCATGCAGTTATCGATAGACAAAAAAATCATGGTATGCACTTTCGTGTATTAGCTAAAGCCTTACGTTTGTCTGGTGGAGATCATATTCACGCTGGTACTGTAGTAGGTAAACTTGAAGGAGAAAGGGAGATTACTTTAGGTTTTGTTGATTTACTACGTGATGATTATATTAAAAAAGATAGAAGTCGCGGTATTTATTTCACTCAGGATTGGGTTTCTTTACCAGGTGTTATCCCTGTTGCTTCAGGGGGTATTCACGTTTGGCATATGCCTGCTCTGACCGAGATATTTGGAGATGATTTTGTACTCCAATTCGGTGGAGGAACTTTAGGACACCCTTGGGGAAATGCACCTGGTGCCGTAGCGAATCGAGTAGCTCTGGAAGCATGTGTACAAGCTCGGAATGAGGGACGTGATCTTGCTCGCGAGGGTAATGCAATTATCCGTGAAGCTTGCAAATG